From one Rhineura floridana isolate rRhiFlo1 chromosome 4, rRhiFlo1.hap2, whole genome shotgun sequence genomic stretch:
- the LOC133384262 gene encoding mothers against decapentaplegic homolog 3-like: protein MKFSETRGKLAVLAAAAGGPFLGSLLGFFSSPPPPCRPSFMPPIVKWLLGWKKGEQNGQEEKWCEKAVKSLVKKLKKTRQLDELEKAITTQSANTKCITIPISIR, encoded by the coding sequence ATGAAGTTCTCGGAGACGCGAGGGAAGTTGGCCGTGCTTGCTGCCGCCGCTGGCGGTCCTTTCCTGGGCTCGCTTCTGGGCTTCTTCTCCTCCCCACCGCCGCCATGTCGTCCATCCTTCATGCCACCCATCGTCAAGTGGCTGCTGGGCTGGAAGAAAGGCGAGCAGAACGGGCAGGAGGAGAAGTGGTGCGAGAAGGCGGTCAAGAGCCTGGTGAAGAAGCTCAAGAAGACCAGGCAGCTGGACGAGCTGGAGAAGGCCATCACCACCCAGAGCGCCAACACCAAGTGCATCACCATCCCGATTTCCATCCGATGA